In Streptomyces sp. NBC_00448, the following are encoded in one genomic region:
- the dhaK gene encoding dihydroxyacetone kinase subunit DhaK — MKMLINVPENVVPDALRGFAAVHTDLTVDVERRVIVRRGAPYDGQVGLVSGGGSGHEPLHGGFVGRGMLTAACPGEVFTSPVPDQMVRAAAAVDSGAGVLFIVKNYTGDVLNFDMAAELAEDEGVQVAKVLVNDDVAVTDSLYTAGRRGTGATLFVEKLAGAAADEGAPLDRVAGIAHRVNEVSRSFGVALSACSTPAKGGPTFDLPEGELELGVGIHGEPGRERRAMMTSGEIADVAVDAVVEDLHPDAPVLLLVNGMGATPLLELYGFAAEVHRVLAARKVSVARTLVGNYVTSLDMAGASVTICQADEELLRLWDAPVSTPALRWGC, encoded by the coding sequence GTGAAGATGCTGATCAACGTACCGGAGAACGTGGTCCCGGACGCGCTGCGGGGCTTCGCGGCGGTGCACACCGATCTGACCGTCGACGTGGAGCGCCGGGTGATCGTCCGCCGCGGGGCGCCCTACGACGGGCAGGTCGGGCTGGTGTCGGGCGGCGGGTCGGGGCACGAACCGCTGCACGGCGGTTTCGTCGGGCGCGGCATGCTCACGGCCGCCTGCCCGGGCGAGGTCTTCACCTCTCCGGTGCCGGACCAGATGGTGCGGGCCGCGGCGGCGGTGGACAGCGGCGCGGGCGTGCTGTTCATCGTGAAGAACTACACCGGCGACGTGCTCAACTTCGACATGGCCGCCGAACTCGCCGAGGACGAGGGCGTCCAGGTGGCGAAGGTACTGGTCAACGACGACGTGGCGGTGACCGACAGCCTCTACACGGCCGGCCGGCGCGGCACCGGGGCCACCTTGTTCGTCGAGAAGCTGGCGGGCGCGGCGGCCGACGAGGGCGCGCCGCTGGACCGGGTCGCGGGCATCGCCCACCGGGTCAACGAGGTGTCCCGCAGCTTCGGGGTGGCGCTCAGCGCGTGCAGCACCCCCGCGAAGGGCGGCCCGACCTTCGACCTGCCCGAGGGCGAGCTGGAGCTGGGCGTCGGCATCCACGGCGAGCCGGGCCGGGAGCGCCGCGCCATGATGACCTCGGGCGAGATCGCGGACGTGGCGGTGGACGCCGTGGTCGAGGACCTGCACCCCGACGCGCCGGTGCTGCTGCTGGTCAACGGGATGGGCGCCACACCGCTGCTGGAGCTGTACGGCTTCGCGGCCGAGGTGCACCGGGTGCTGGCCGCCCGCAAGGTCTCGGTGGCCCGTACGCTCGTCGGCAACTACGTGACCTCGCTCGACATGGCGGGCGCCTCGGTGACGATCTGCCAGGCCGACGAGGAGCTGCTGCGGCTGTGGGACGCGCCCGTGTCGACCCCGGCGCTGCGCTGGGGCTGCTGA
- a CDS encoding sensor histidine kinase, translated as MHRLRAVIRWFTEDNNLFQFFTTATGIAVCAVLVNPIGTSGTGLAVLCLLVVNSVLLCTRLIPVGVLPPGPQTAVLGAAAVSAAALMSQDHSGAASLFAFYAAGHAGFRLAQQRALTFAVLTSVLCASVLLFPIGSAYGHVSWYLGALTGISVLVGISNRSQADALSSARAAAEQAELASRSEARAEALAERARIARDVHDVLAHSLAGVNMQLEVTDALLEAGAVDEARQAAQRAQSLVRAGLTEVQRTVRDLREDALPLLETLRSMLGSSPGTGTLTLDGSPHELPVRPAQVIVRCAQEALTNAHKYAPGAPVRLRLGYGTEETTFEVVNSAPPDGSRPLAGAGSGMGLVGMRERVELVGGTVTAGPIVDGDDAGGWRVRVVIPA; from the coding sequence GTGCATCGACTTCGAGCCGTGATCCGCTGGTTCACGGAGGACAACAACCTCTTCCAGTTCTTCACCACCGCCACCGGTATCGCGGTGTGCGCGGTGCTGGTGAACCCGATCGGGACGTCCGGCACCGGACTCGCGGTCCTGTGCCTGCTCGTCGTGAACTCGGTGCTGCTGTGCACCCGGTTGATCCCCGTGGGAGTGCTGCCGCCCGGTCCGCAGACGGCGGTGCTGGGCGCCGCGGCGGTCAGCGCGGCCGCCCTGATGAGCCAGGACCACTCCGGAGCGGCGTCGCTGTTCGCGTTCTACGCGGCCGGCCACGCCGGGTTCCGCCTCGCGCAGCAGCGGGCGCTGACCTTCGCGGTGCTCACCAGCGTGCTGTGCGCGAGCGTGCTGCTCTTCCCGATCGGCAGCGCCTACGGCCATGTGTCGTGGTACTTGGGCGCGTTGACCGGCATCAGCGTGCTGGTCGGCATCTCCAACCGTTCGCAGGCCGACGCGCTCAGCTCGGCGCGGGCCGCCGCCGAGCAGGCGGAGCTGGCCTCGCGCTCCGAGGCCCGCGCCGAGGCGCTGGCCGAGCGCGCCCGTATCGCCCGCGACGTGCACGACGTGCTCGCCCACTCGCTGGCCGGCGTCAACATGCAACTGGAGGTCACCGACGCGCTGTTGGAGGCCGGCGCGGTGGACGAGGCCCGGCAGGCCGCCCAGCGGGCGCAGAGCCTGGTCCGCGCCGGACTGACCGAGGTCCAGCGCACGGTCCGCGACCTGCGGGAGGACGCGCTGCCGCTGCTGGAGACGCTGCGCTCCATGCTCGGCTCCAGCCCGGGCACCGGTACGCTGACCCTCGACGGATCGCCGCACGAACTGCCCGTCCGGCCCGCCCAGGTGATCGTGCGCTGCGCCCAGGAGGCGCTGACCAACGCGCACAAGTACGCACCTGGCGCGCCGGTCCGGCTGCGCCTGGGGTACGGCACGGAGGAGACCACCTTCGAGGTGGTGAACTCCGCGCCCCCGGACGGCTCCCGGCCGCTGGCCGGTGCCGGGAGCGGCATGGGACTCGTCGGGATGCGCGAGCGCGTCGAACTGGTGGGAGGCACGGTGACGGCCGGCCCGATCGTGGACGGCGACGACGCGGGAGGATGGCGGGTGCGCGTGGTGATACCGGCGTGA
- a CDS encoding response regulator transcription factor: MEALGADGERTVRVVVADDQTAIREALAVVLDLQPGLEVVATARDGAEAVAAADEHAPDVILMDLNMPRMDGVEATRLVTERFPDVAVVVLTTLADEQYILAALGAGARGYLTKESGRQDIARAVRAAAAGQAVLDPAVQERLLAAAVKSAAPAEVPIAGLAPDLTPREVEVLTLIGEGLTNRGIAERLVVSEATVKTHINNLFAKAHLRDRAHAVQYAFIHGLVKARG; this comes from the coding sequence GTGGAGGCTCTCGGGGCCGACGGCGAGCGCACGGTGCGGGTGGTCGTCGCCGACGACCAGACCGCGATCCGCGAGGCGCTCGCGGTGGTGCTCGACCTGCAGCCGGGCCTGGAGGTCGTGGCCACGGCGCGGGACGGCGCGGAGGCCGTGGCGGCCGCGGACGAGCACGCCCCCGACGTGATCCTCATGGACCTCAACATGCCGCGGATGGACGGCGTCGAGGCCACCCGGCTGGTCACCGAGCGCTTTCCCGACGTCGCGGTGGTGGTGCTCACCACGCTGGCCGACGAGCAGTACATCCTCGCCGCGCTCGGTGCCGGGGCCCGCGGCTATCTGACCAAGGAGTCCGGCCGCCAGGACATCGCCCGCGCGGTGCGGGCCGCCGCGGCCGGGCAGGCCGTCCTCGACCCGGCGGTCCAGGAGCGGTTGCTCGCGGCCGCCGTCAAGAGCGCGGCCCCGGCCGAGGTGCCGATCGCCGGCCTCGCACCGGACCTCACGCCCAGGGAGGTCGAGGTGCTCACCCTCATCGGCGAGGGCCTGACCAACCGCGGTATCGCCGAACGCCTGGTGGTCAGCGAGGCCACGGTGAAGACCCATATCAACAACCTCTTCGCGAAGGCGCATCTGCGCGACCGGGCGCACGCCGTGCAGTACGCGTTCATCCACGGGCTGGTGAAGGCCCGTGGATGA
- a CDS encoding ABC transporter permease/substrate binding protein — MPRLHFGDWAEDVVHWLTHHLSWLFNFISHVVNGMYNGVEWALGGPSPLLMAAILAVLALWMRGLTAGVLAFVGFALIDSVAQWDEAMESLSLVVVSAVVALALAVPLGIWAARRRTASVLIRPVLDVMQTLPAFVYLIPAIIFFSLGTVPAVIATIVFAMPVGVRMTELGIRQVDPELVEAAEAFGTPPSRTLLRVQLPLALPTIMAGVNQVIMLALSMVVIGGMVGADGLGSTVFGAISQVNIGLGFEGGISVVVLAIYLDRITGALGDQVSPLGRRALARARSATQGFSVLRYRPRPAVGLSAVVILALVAGGIGVFSDNGGSSSPTASTNVGKGQSVKIGSFNWDESIASANLWKEVLDERGYKAQVNTYDPGAAFTGLASGNFDYLTDAWLPTTHASYMKQYGSSYTDLGKWYDQTSLEVSVPSYVKGVKTMADLKGKSAEFGGKIIGIEPGAGEMKLLSSKVLPGYGLDKEYKLVASSTAGMLAELQRDYDQKKPVAVVLWSPHWAYSKYDLTKLSDPKGLWGASDSIHNIANKNSAKKLPQVSTWMKNFHMTEEQLSSLEADIQAAGQGKTADGVKKWMKANPGVVDKMAPVAGATATNVGKGQSVKIGDFNWDESIASANLWKEVLDERGYKASVNTYDPGAAYTGLASGNIDYMTDTWLPTTHASYMKQYGSHLDDLGPWYDKTSLEVSVPSYVKGVKTMADLKGKSAEFGGKIIGIEPGAGEMKILSSKVLPGYGLDKEYKLVASSTAGMLAELQRDYDQKKPVAVVLWSPHWAYSKYDLTKLGDPKGLWGKGDSIHSVANKNSAKKLPQVTTWMKDFHMTEPQLASLEADIQSAGQGQTTAGVKKWMADNPDVVDTMAPVSAS; from the coding sequence GTGCCTAGGCTCCACTTCGGCGACTGGGCCGAGGACGTCGTCCACTGGCTCACCCACCACCTGTCCTGGCTCTTCAACTTCATCAGCCATGTCGTCAACGGCATGTACAACGGCGTGGAGTGGGCGCTCGGCGGCCCGTCGCCGCTGCTGATGGCCGCGATCCTCGCGGTGCTCGCACTGTGGATGCGCGGGCTGACCGCGGGCGTCCTGGCCTTCGTCGGCTTCGCGCTCATCGACTCCGTCGCGCAGTGGGACGAGGCGATGGAGTCGCTGTCCCTGGTGGTCGTCTCGGCGGTGGTCGCGCTGGCGCTCGCGGTGCCGCTGGGCATCTGGGCCGCCCGGCGCCGCACGGCGAGCGTGCTGATCCGGCCGGTGCTGGACGTCATGCAGACGCTGCCGGCGTTCGTCTACCTGATCCCGGCGATCATCTTCTTCAGCCTCGGTACGGTGCCCGCCGTCATCGCCACCATCGTCTTCGCGATGCCGGTCGGCGTGCGCATGACCGAGCTGGGCATCCGGCAGGTCGACCCGGAACTGGTCGAGGCCGCGGAGGCGTTCGGCACACCGCCGTCCCGCACCCTGCTGCGGGTGCAGTTGCCGCTGGCACTGCCGACCATCATGGCCGGCGTCAACCAGGTCATCATGCTGGCGCTGTCCATGGTCGTCATCGGCGGCATGGTCGGCGCGGACGGCCTCGGCTCGACCGTCTTCGGCGCGATCAGCCAGGTGAACATCGGCCTCGGCTTCGAGGGCGGCATATCCGTGGTGGTGCTCGCCATCTACCTGGACCGGATCACCGGAGCCCTGGGCGACCAGGTGTCGCCGCTGGGCCGCCGCGCCCTGGCGCGCGCCCGCAGCGCCACGCAGGGCTTCTCGGTGCTGCGCTACCGGCCGCGCCCGGCCGTCGGCCTGTCCGCGGTGGTCATCCTCGCGCTGGTCGCGGGCGGCATCGGGGTGTTCTCGGACAACGGCGGCAGCTCGTCGCCGACCGCGTCCACGAACGTCGGCAAGGGCCAGTCGGTGAAGATCGGCTCCTTCAACTGGGACGAGTCGATCGCCTCGGCGAACCTCTGGAAGGAAGTCCTCGACGAGCGCGGCTACAAGGCCCAGGTCAACACCTACGACCCCGGCGCCGCCTTCACCGGACTGGCCAGCGGCAACTTCGACTACCTCACCGACGCCTGGCTGCCCACCACGCACGCCTCGTACATGAAGCAGTACGGCAGCAGCTACACCGACCTCGGCAAGTGGTACGACCAGACCTCCCTCGAGGTCTCGGTCCCGTCCTACGTCAAGGGCGTCAAGACCATGGCCGACCTCAAGGGCAAGTCGGCCGAGTTCGGCGGCAAGATCATCGGCATCGAACCCGGTGCCGGCGAGATGAAACTGCTCAGCTCCAAGGTCCTCCCCGGCTACGGGCTCGACAAGGAGTACAAGCTCGTCGCCAGCTCCACCGCCGGCATGCTCGCCGAACTCCAACGCGACTACGACCAGAAGAAGCCCGTCGCCGTCGTCCTGTGGTCCCCGCACTGGGCCTACAGCAAGTACGACCTGACCAAGCTCAGCGACCCCAAGGGCCTGTGGGGCGCGAGCGACTCCATCCACAACATCGCGAACAAGAACAGCGCGAAGAAGCTCCCGCAGGTCAGCACGTGGATGAAGAACTTCCACATGACCGAGGAGCAGCTGAGCTCGCTGGAGGCCGACATCCAGGCCGCCGGGCAGGGCAAGACCGCCGACGGCGTCAAGAAGTGGATGAAGGCCAACCCCGGCGTGGTCGACAAGATGGCACCGGTGGCCGGAGCCACCGCCACGAACGTCGGCAAGGGCCAGTCGGTGAAGATCGGCGACTTCAACTGGGACGAGTCGATCGCCTCGGCGAACCTGTGGAAGGAAGTCCTCGACGAGCGCGGCTACAAGGCGTCGGTCAACACCTACGACCCGGGCGCCGCGTACACCGGACTCGCCAGCGGCAACATCGACTACATGACCGACACCTGGCTACCGACCACGCACGCCTCGTACATGAAGCAGTACGGCAGCCATCTGGACGACCTGGGCCCGTGGTACGACAAGACCTCGCTCGAAGTCTCCGTGCCCTCGTACGTCAAGGGCGTCAAGACGATGGCGGACCTCAAGGGCAAGTCGGCCGAGTTCGGCGGCAAGATCATCGGCATCGAGCCGGGCGCCGGCGAGATGAAGATCCTCAGCTCCAAGGTCCTCCCCGGCTACGGGCTCGACAAGGAGTACAAGCTCGTCGCCAGCTCCACCGCGGGCATGCTCGCCGAACTCCAACGCGACTACGACCAGAAGAAGCCCGTCGCCGTCGTCCTGTGGTCCCCGCACTGGGCCTACAGCAAGTACGACCTGACCAAGCTCGGCGACCCCAAGGGCCTGTGGGGCAAGGGCGACTCGATCCACAGCGTCGCCAACAAAAACAGCGCGAAGAAGCTCCCGCAGGTCACCACGTGGATGAAGGACTTCCACATGACCGAGCCGCAACTCGCCTCCCTGGAGGCCGACATCCAGTCGGCGGGCCAGGGGCAGACCACGGCGGGAGTGAAGAAGTGGATGGCCGACAACCCGGACGTCGTCGACACGATGGCACCGGTGAGCGCGAGCTGA
- a CDS encoding quaternary amine ABC transporter ATP-binding protein produces MSQLVIEHVFKVFGRKPKEGIRRLQEGADRAELREEGTTAAVIDASFDVEQGEIFVVMGLSGSGKSTLLRMLNGLLEPTSGRVLFDGQDLTGLSAKALRDLRSRKISMVFQHFALFPHRSVLENAAYGLEVQGRPAKEREEKAAEALSMVGLDGWEKSWPDELSGGMQQRVGLARALATDADLLLMDESFSALDPLIRRDMQDQLLELQQRLRKTIVFITHDLNEAMRLGDRIAVMRDGRIVQIGTAEDILTDPANDYVASFVQDVDRSRVLTAASIMEEPRVMVSPNDGPRAAMRALRTDQASAAFVVERGRKLVGTVTEVRVTEALRKAEGTMRDLMDTDCVTTHADAPLSELLTPASQSKLPLAVLDDNGRLTGVIPRVTLLAALGEGLEDTGSHRLPDFPTLDDAVPSGGDPGGPGGPGGPGGSDGLGGPDGGGNGDGGDAEGKEATRA; encoded by the coding sequence TATTCAAGGTCTTCGGCCGCAAGCCGAAGGAAGGCATTCGTCGGCTTCAGGAGGGGGCCGACCGTGCGGAACTGAGAGAGGAGGGGACGACCGCGGCGGTGATCGACGCCTCCTTCGATGTGGAGCAGGGCGAGATCTTCGTCGTCATGGGTCTGTCCGGCTCGGGCAAGTCCACGCTGCTGCGCATGCTGAACGGTCTGCTGGAGCCCACCTCGGGCAGGGTGCTGTTCGACGGCCAGGACCTCACGGGCCTGTCCGCGAAGGCCCTGCGCGACCTGCGCTCCCGCAAGATCAGCATGGTCTTCCAGCACTTCGCGCTCTTCCCGCACCGCAGCGTCCTGGAGAACGCCGCCTACGGCCTGGAGGTCCAGGGCCGGCCGGCCAAGGAGCGCGAGGAGAAGGCGGCCGAGGCGCTGTCGATGGTCGGCCTGGACGGCTGGGAGAAGTCCTGGCCGGACGAGCTGTCCGGCGGCATGCAGCAGCGGGTCGGCCTGGCCCGCGCGCTCGCCACCGACGCCGACCTGCTGCTGATGGACGAGTCCTTCTCCGCGCTGGACCCGCTGATCCGCCGCGACATGCAGGACCAGCTGCTGGAGCTCCAGCAGCGGCTGCGCAAGACGATCGTCTTCATCACCCACGACCTCAACGAGGCGATGCGGCTCGGCGACCGGATCGCGGTGATGCGCGACGGCCGGATCGTCCAGATCGGCACCGCGGAGGACATCCTCACCGACCCGGCCAACGACTACGTGGCCAGCTTCGTGCAGGACGTCGACCGCTCCCGGGTGCTGACCGCGGCCTCGATCATGGAGGAGCCGCGGGTGATGGTGAGCCCCAACGACGGCCCGCGCGCCGCCATGCGCGCGCTGCGCACCGACCAGGCGTCCGCCGCCTTCGTCGTCGAACGCGGCCGCAAGCTGGTCGGCACCGTCACCGAGGTGCGTGTCACCGAGGCGCTGCGCAAGGCCGAGGGCACCATGCGCGACCTGATGGACACCGACTGCGTCACCACGCACGCGGACGCGCCGCTGTCCGAACTGCTCACCCCCGCCTCGCAGTCGAAACTGCCGCTCGCGGTGCTCGACGACAACGGCCGGCTGACCGGCGTCATCCCCCGGGTGACGCTGCTCGCCGCGCTCGGCGAGGGCCTGGAGGACACCGGCAGCCACCGCCTGCCCGACTTCCCCACGCTGGACGACGCCGTCCCGAGCGGCGGCGATCCAGGCGGACCCGGTGGACCGGGCGGTCCGGGCGGCTCTGACGGCCTGGGCGGTCCTGACGGCGGCGGCAACGGTGACGGCGGCGACGCCGAGGGCAAGGAGGCGACCCGTGCCTAG